In Desertibacillus haloalkaliphilus, a single genomic region encodes these proteins:
- a CDS encoding aminotransferase codes for MKQSVQTNNRLSEAVQRIQPSGIRKFFDLASKMDNIISLGVGEPDFVTPWNVREASISSMERGFTAYTANAGLIELREEISKYLYNRFQTAYDPEHEVLVTVGASEGLDVAVRAIVDPGDEVIVVEPTFVSYAPIVSLAGGIPVSVGTRKEDDFKLTPEQIEAVITDKTKAIMLSFPNNPTGAVMTKEELQAIATVIKKHDLLVLSDEIYAELTYDGEHYSFSRLPDMRERTILISGFSKAFAMTGWRLGFVTGPEDIVRAMLKIHQYTMMCASTLAQHGALEALRNGLDDVNKMVDSYRQRRNFVVKSFAEIGLPCHTPGGAFYAFPSIKETGLSSDDFAEKLLMTERVAVVPGNVFGEGGEGHIRCSYATSMENLEQAVERIGRFIK; via the coding sequence ATGAAACAATCAGTACAAACGAACAACCGATTATCTGAAGCTGTCCAACGCATCCAGCCGTCAGGGATTCGTAAATTTTTTGATTTAGCTTCGAAAATGGATAACATCATTTCACTTGGCGTCGGTGAGCCAGATTTTGTCACACCTTGGAATGTTCGTGAAGCGAGTATCTCCTCAATGGAACGTGGTTTTACCGCGTATACAGCAAATGCTGGTTTGATTGAATTACGCGAAGAGATCTCGAAATATTTATATAACCGTTTTCAGACGGCCTATGACCCGGAACATGAGGTCCTTGTTACGGTTGGGGCGAGTGAAGGCTTAGACGTTGCGGTCCGAGCGATTGTTGATCCCGGTGATGAGGTGATTGTCGTTGAGCCGACGTTCGTATCTTATGCGCCGATCGTTTCTTTAGCAGGTGGAATCCCAGTGTCTGTTGGCACCCGCAAAGAGGACGATTTTAAATTAACACCAGAGCAAATTGAAGCGGTCATTACTGATAAAACGAAGGCAATTATGCTCAGCTTTCCGAACAATCCAACAGGTGCGGTGATGACAAAAGAAGAGCTCCAAGCGATTGCTACTGTGATTAAAAAGCATGACTTACTGGTTCTCTCTGATGAAATTTATGCAGAACTAACGTATGACGGGGAGCATTATAGCTTTTCACGACTACCAGATATGCGTGAGCGAACAATTTTGATTTCAGGTTTTTCAAAAGCCTTCGCGATGACTGGCTGGCGTCTCGGTTTTGTGACTGGACCTGAAGATATTGTTCGTGCGATGTTAAAAATTCACCAGTATACGATGATGTGTGCGTCAACACTTGCGCAGCATGGGGCGCTTGAAGCGTTACGAAATGGTTTAGATGATGTTAATAAGATGGTCGATAGCTATCGTCAACGTCGTAATTTTGTCGTCAAGTCGTTTGCTGAGATTGGCTTGCCATGTCATACGCCAGGTGGGGCTTTTTATGCATTCCCATCGATTAAAGAGACAGGGTTAAGCAGTGACGATTTTGCTGAAAAATTGCTCATGACAGAACGTGTTGCGGTCGTACCTGGTAATGTGTTTGGTGAGGGCGGTGAAGGTCATATTCGTTGTTCATATGCCACATCGATGGAGAACCTTGAACAAGCAGTTGAGCGGATCGGACGTTTTATTAAATAA
- a CDS encoding Lrp/AsnC family transcriptional regulator, whose translation MKMESKDIEILHIIEENGRVSLSTLAKMVDLTEDEVKQILKKLEDKKVILSYSAVIDWSKVYDHEGVTAMIDVKVTPQRGVGFDEVAERIYRFPQVKALYLMSGAYDLSVVIEGKTMQEIARFVSEKLSALDSVISTTTHFQLKKYKHDGVVFEEGEDDQRIVVTP comes from the coding sequence ATGAAGATGGAGAGTAAAGACATAGAAATCCTACATATCATTGAAGAGAATGGGAGAGTCTCATTATCAACGCTAGCTAAAATGGTTGATTTAACTGAAGATGAAGTAAAACAAATTTTAAAAAAACTCGAAGATAAAAAAGTGATTCTGAGCTATTCTGCGGTGATCGACTGGAGTAAGGTTTATGATCACGAGGGAGTCACAGCAATGATCGATGTTAAAGTCACACCACAACGAGGGGTAGGCTTTGATGAAGTGGCGGAGCGAATTTATCGTTTTCCACAAGTAAAAGCACTTTACTTAATGTCTGGTGCGTATGATTTATCTGTCGTCATTGAAGGGAAGACAATGCAGGAAATTGCTCGTTTTGTATCGGAGAAGCTGTCAGCACTTGATTCGGTCATTTCGACAACAACGCATTTCCAGCTGAAAAAATACAAGCATGACGGCGTTGTGTTTGAAGAAGGCGAAGATGATCAAAGAATTGTGGTGACACCGTAA
- a CDS encoding S-ribosylhomocysteine lyase, giving the protein MPTVESFELDHTIVKAPYVRHCGAHKVGNDGIVNKFDIRFSQPNKQAMKPDTIHTMEHLLALNIRRFAEDYDHFEIIDLSPMGCQTGYYLIVSGEPSVEEIIDVLEKTMEFSLDLTEVPAANEKQCGQAKLHDLEGAKRLMKHWLSHDKEFLKEVF; this is encoded by the coding sequence ATGCCTACAGTAGAAAGTTTTGAGCTTGACCATACGATTGTAAAAGCGCCATATGTTCGTCATTGTGGGGCGCATAAGGTTGGGAACGATGGAATTGTAAATAAATTTGATATTCGTTTTTCGCAGCCGAATAAGCAGGCGATGAAGCCGGATACGATTCATACGATGGAGCATTTATTGGCTTTGAATATTCGTCGTTTTGCTGAGGATTATGATCATTTTGAGATTATTGATCTTTCACCGATGGGGTGTCAGACGGGGTATTATTTGATTGTTAGTGGTGAGCCGTCTGTTGAGGAGATTATTGATGTGCTGGAGAAGACGATGGAGTTTTCTCTTGATTTGACAGAGGTTCCGGCTGCGAATGAGAAGCAGTGTGGTCAGGCGAAGCTTCATGATCTTGAAGGGGCTAAGCGTCTTATGAAGCATTGGTTAAGTCATGATAAGGAATTTTTGAAGGAAGTATTTTAA
- a CDS encoding glycerophosphodiester phosphodiesterase, translating to MLIIGHQGAAGLTRGNTLESFQKAIALNIDMVELDVRKTSDGELVVFHDPAVDGVNLTELTYQQLNERTNNHGFTVPRLDEVVRQCQGKIKLDVELKESGYEEEVIERVAKAFSYDDFLLTSFSDASIKACKEKNPKVKTGLIVGKRYEKNQLNQLVADLFPTRRLLDANADVICVNYRLLRASFLRRMKRIGVGVYVWTVDDKRRMMQIANRQVDGLITDYPDRACELFGC from the coding sequence ATGCTTATCATTGGTCATCAAGGTGCAGCGGGATTGACTCGAGGGAACACGCTTGAATCGTTTCAAAAAGCGATTGCGTTAAACATTGATATGGTTGAGCTTGATGTTCGGAAAACAAGCGATGGAGAGCTCGTTGTTTTTCATGATCCTGCGGTGGATGGTGTGAACCTTACGGAGCTCACTTATCAACAATTAAATGAACGGACGAACAATCATGGCTTTACCGTCCCTCGACTAGATGAGGTGGTAAGGCAATGCCAAGGGAAGATCAAACTTGATGTTGAATTAAAGGAAAGTGGTTATGAGGAAGAAGTAATTGAACGAGTTGCAAAAGCTTTTTCTTATGATGATTTTTTGTTAACTTCGTTTTCCGATGCAAGCATTAAAGCTTGTAAAGAGAAAAATCCCAAAGTGAAAACTGGTTTGATCGTTGGAAAACGTTACGAGAAGAATCAACTAAATCAGCTTGTCGCTGACCTTTTTCCAACAAGGCGCTTGCTTGATGCAAACGCTGATGTCATTTGTGTGAATTATCGTCTTTTGCGAGCAAGCTTTCTCCGTCGCATGAAGCGGATTGGTGTCGGAGTCTATGTCTGGACGGTTGATGACAAGAGGCGGATGATGCAGATCGCTAATCGTCAAGTTGATGGGCTGATCACAGATTATCCTGATCGTGCCTGTGAGCTGTTTGGGTGTTAG